CCCCAGCAGGACGAGGAACTCGCCCTCCTGAACCTCAAGGTTAATGTTTTTCAGAACATCGGTTTTGGCAGTGCCTTCCCCGAAACTCTTGTCGACGTTTTCGAATTTGAAAAAGCTCATGTCGATCACCGGTTAGAGGTAAAGGTGAAGAGGGATTGGATGGCGTACATGACCCGGTCCAAGAGGAAGCCGATGATGCCGATGGTCAGAACAGCGACCATGATTTTCGCGAGCGAGCTGGAAGAGCCGTTCTGGAATTCATCCCAGACGAATTTGCCGAGACCCGGGTTTTGTGCCAGCATTTCCGCGGCAATCAGAACCATCCAGCCCACACCCAGGGACAGACGAAGACCGGTGAAGATCAGCGGCAATGCGGATGGCAGAACCAATTTGGTGATCTTGGTATAGGTGTTCATTTTCAGAACTTTGGACACGGCGACGAGATCTTTGTCGATCGATGCCACACCCAGAGCGGTGTTGATTAGCGTCGGCCAAAGCGAGCAGAGCGTCACGGTAATTGCCGACACAAGGAAGGATTTCGCGAACAGCCCGCCTTCGGATGCTGCGACAGCCGAGACGACCATGGTGACAATCGGCAACCATGCGAGCGGCGAGACCGGCTTAAAGATCTGAATAAGCGGGTTGATCGCAGAGTTTGCGGTCGGGCTGAGACCCGCCATGATGCCCAGCGGCACAGCGATCACGGTGGCGATCAGGAAGCCGAAGAAGACAGTTTGGATCGAGGTCCAGATCTGCTGGTAATAGCTTGGCGCGCCGGTGAAGGGGATGTCTTTGACTTTCTCAGGCTGGCCATTCGCGATGAAGCGCTCGTTGCGTTTTGCAACACGTTCTTCATGCTTTGCGCGCTTTTCGGCTTTCGCCTGTGCGTCCTCATGCAGGTTGACGGCTTCGGTCCAGACTTGCTGCGGACCGGGGACGGCGCCCAGAGAGGTCTGAACAGTTGGTGCCAGAGTGCCCCACATCACAAGGAAGGCGGCAATCGCCAGCAAAGGCACGCACAAAAGGCGCCAGATTTCTTTCATTTGCGCGCGCGGGTTGTCGCCCGCTGCGGCTTTCAGGATCGGTGTGATCCAAGCAAGGCCCAGAACCTGAAACCAGGCGTCGGCTTTGTTGATACGCGTAAACAGACGCGCGCGTCGTGCCTCGCGATCTGCGTCGGTGATGGTTTGTGGGTCGATGGCTGTCATAGCTCTGGTCCTGAGAATTCGAATAGCTGCGGTGTAAATCGCGGGGGGAGCCCTCTCCCCAAGAAGGGGAGAGGGAAGTTGTTTGGGTTAGCCTTGGACTTCTGCACCAACCACGGTTTGGCCAGACTTCAGACCAATTGGCAGGCTTTCCAGGTAAGCGTTCGGGGTGCGACCGTCGTATGCGATACCGTCAATGATGTCGGCTGCTGGGGTCGGCGCTTTGTAGCCGTCGCTGTCCCAAGGGAAGTCCGCTTCGTTCGCCAGACCTTCTTCGACCAGCAGCTTCGCGGCTTCGAGATAGATCTCAGGCTTGTAAACGGATTTCGCAACTTCGTCATACCAGCTGTCAGGCTTGGTCTCGGCGATCTGACCCCAGCGGCGCATCTGGGTCAGATACCAGATTGCGTCAGAGTAATAAGGGTAGGTCGCGTTATAGCGGAAGAACACGTTGAAATCTGGGACTTCGCGCTTGTCGCCTTTTTCATACTCGAAAGTACCGGTCATAGAGTTCGCGATAACCTCATAGTCCGCGCCCACATATTCAGGGCGAGACAGGATTTCCACGGCTTCTTCACGGTTTGCGTTGTCGTTTTCATCCAGCCACATCGCTGCGCGGATCAGAGCCTTCACCACAGCTTTGGTGGTGTTCGGATACATCTCCGCAAATTCGTTGGTGATGCCGAAGACTTTCTCTGGGTTGTTCTTCCAGAGCTCATAGTCGGTGATCACAGGCACGCCGATGCCTTTGAACACGGCCTGCTGGTTCCAAGGCTCACCCACGCAGTAGCCGTGGATCGTGCCCGCTTCCAGCGTTGCTGGCATTTGTGGAGGGGGGGTTACAGACAGGAAAACATCCGCGCCGATCTGACCGGAGATGTTTTCAGGAGAGTAGTAGCCTGGCTCCAGACCACCTGCCGCGAGCCAATAGCGCAGCTCGTAGTTGTGGGTGGACACCGGGAAAACCATACCCATGTTGAATGGCTTACCTTCGCTGTTGAACTTCTCAACAACGGGGGCCA
This is a stretch of genomic DNA from Cognatishimia activa. It encodes these proteins:
- a CDS encoding ABC transporter permease; protein product: MTAIDPQTITDADREARRARLFTRINKADAWFQVLGLAWITPILKAAAGDNPRAQMKEIWRLLCVPLLAIAAFLVMWGTLAPTVQTSLGAVPGPQQVWTEAVNLHEDAQAKAEKRAKHEERVAKRNERFIANGQPEKVKDIPFTGAPSYYQQIWTSIQTVFFGFLIATVIAVPLGIMAGLSPTANSAINPLIQIFKPVSPLAWLPIVTMVVSAVAASEGGLFAKSFLVSAITVTLCSLWPTLINTALGVASIDKDLVAVSKVLKMNTYTKITKLVLPSALPLIFTGLRLSLGVGWMVLIAAEMLAQNPGLGKFVWDEFQNGSSSSLAKIMVAVLTIGIIGFLLDRVMYAIQSLFTFTSNR
- a CDS encoding CmpA/NrtA family ABC transporter substrate-binding protein; amino-acid sequence: MKNIASILAATTLLAAPAWAELELEKDELTFGFIKLTDMAPLAVAYEQGFFDDEGLFVTLEAQANWKVLLDGVIDGQLDGAHMLAGQPLAATIGYGTEAHIITPFSMDLNGNGITVSNEVWEMMKPNIPTMDDGRPQHPISAQALAPVVEKFNSEGKPFNMGMVFPVSTHNYELRYWLAAGGLEPGYYSPENISGQIGADVFLSVTPPPQMPATLEAGTIHGYCVGEPWNQQAVFKGIGVPVITDYELWKNNPEKVFGITNEFAEMYPNTTKAVVKALIRAAMWLDENDNANREEAVEILSRPEYVGADYEVIANSMTGTFEYEKGDKREVPDFNVFFRYNATYPYYSDAIWYLTQMRRWGQIAETKPDSWYDEVAKSVYKPEIYLEAAKLLVEEGLANEADFPWDSDGYKAPTPAADIIDGIAYDGRTPNAYLESLPIGLKSGQTVVGAEVQG